The genomic DNA TGTGTCCCCTTGGGCTGGGTTAGATGAGAAGGAGGCACCCCGGGGAGGCTTAGGAATGGCTTTTATTCATGTTTCCAAAGAAAGGTGAGGTCTCCtttctgcctgtgctgcaggGTGGCCATCAGGGTGGTGCGGAGAAGGGTGGGTGTCTCTCCAGGACTGcctggggagagcagggagaagagggaCTGTCTCTCACCAGGGGATTTCAGTGGTGGCGCAAGTGGATGTTAATTCACATTTCACAGCTAAAATGCTGTGGATGCTCCAGTTAAATCAGCAGGCACACGTGCTGTCTACTGAGCCCGTTCACCGTGGCAGAGGTgaggggatcatagaatcaccaggttggaaaagacccactggatcatcgagtccaaccattcctatcaacatAACAGCTCCTAACTGAGCACCCGTGGCCCCATCGGCTGGGTTTTGATGCAAAAATATGTCCTTGGAGGCTGAAAGCTCCAGCTGTGGTGTCACCTGCCCAGACACAGCTTGTGGGTGCTTGGTCTGGCCCCATTAGTCCAAGACCAGGATGAAGCTCTCACTAAATCTCCAAGGAACGAGCATCTGAGGCATTTGGTATGAACactctttattttcctgatgGCCACCCTTCTCAGCGCTCAGTCTTCATGCTGGTAGCCAGGGGACTCAGccgaggagaggagaagcagagccAGAGGGGTTTAGGAGGTTTGAGCTGTCGATCTGGCCTCGGATTTATTCAACTCCCTTCATAAACTCCAGGAACTCTGCCAAGGGGAAGACATTGGAGACGAGGTGTGAGGTGAGGCTGACGTGCCCTTGCAGCTGCCAAGTGTGCTCCTGGCAGCTTCTCCCAGCCCCGTCTCCCCTTTCCATCCCCCTGATGTGCGAGAGGCTGGGGGGGAATGGCTAGTGCTCCTCTGGCCACGGCGAGAGCTCCTTGTGACTCCCACGGGAAATGTCACAGGAGCCCAGTGTCACCTCAGCTGCCACCGAAACACCAGAGGTGAGAGCCCAGGGAGCGACGTGGCCACCAGCTCAGCTCGGAATGGTCTGAGGGTCGTTTTggcagcaccacatccacagacACAGCCCTTCGGAGCTGGTGCTGGTGTTTAGAGGACAGGAGGGGGTGGGTGGTTCTTTGGTGACaagcaggtttttttgcttcagtgCAGGCTGGTTTCACGGTGTGCGGAGAGTTAGGGCAGCCCCAGAGCCTTGATATCATTCCACGAGTGTAAGAAACCTTCCATCCACGTGCAAACACTGGCTGGGATAGCTGCGTTGCCCGGCACTGCCTGCACGAGCTCCTACCCCTCCCTGAAGGCAACCAAACCACGAGAGCTGAgctgccctggggacactgCGGGACTCGCCACCAAACTCCAGAGAAGAAGGACTCCTACCGTCATAGTCAATCCTGCCATCATTGTTTTTATCTCCATCTTTCATCAGCTCTTCTATGTCGTCCTCAGTGATGGTCTCTCCCGTCGCCTGCAGCATGATTTTCAGCTCCTCGAGGTCGATGTAGCCGTCAGCGTTTCTGTGCGAGGACAGAAGAGCTCAGGAGCAGAGCGACacgctggggagggggagctggGCGGCTGCAGCCGCAGATCTTACTTATCAAACATCCTGAAGAGATCCGAGAGCTCCTCTTCGGTTTTCCCTTTGCTGTCATCTTTCATACACCGGACCATCATAACGAGGAACTCATCGAAGTCCACAGTgccgctgcctgcaggcagaagGAACATCATCAGTTGATCCAAGGGGGGGCGAAGGGGCAACACCAAGCAAGAGGTAACACTTTTCTTTAGTAACCAAGGAGTAAAACTGAGGAGAACATCCCTGCAGCAAGAGGCAGCtttggggatgctgggatgagCGACCGAGGCCACAGCCTGACTTCATCTCTGAATTTTTACCTTTTGCCTAAAGTCAAAATGAACCAAAACTCCTACAGAAAGCATCGATGAATGGGAATTCCTGCTCATCTAGATCATTCCTGCTCATCACCTGCCCATCTCATCTAGATATTGGGAACAAAAGCTCCAGGAGGCAGGTATCTGTGCAGTGTGCTCCTGCACCAGTACTGCTGTTGGCAATGACACAGATGGTTTCCTTTTTTcgctttatttttaactgcttgtatattttccatttacttAATATGGTATTTCTGCCCAACCTGCACACAGTGGATTTTGGTTTATGTGGTTAATTTATTTAACTGATATTGACAGTTAtttgtgcgtgtgtgtgtacGCTTAAGCAGTGAAAGACTTTCCCAATGACAGAATCCTGTAATTGTGGCATTTCTGAAATGGCATTTGTCCCATTCAGC from Phaenicophaeus curvirostris isolate KB17595 chromosome 11, BPBGC_Pcur_1.0, whole genome shotgun sequence includes the following:
- the TNNC1 gene encoding troponin C, slow skeletal and cardiac muscles, with the protein product MDDIYKAAVEQLTEEQKNEFKAAFDIFVLGAEDGCISTKELGKVMRMLGQNPTPEELQEMIDEVDEDGSGTVDFDEFLVMMVRCMKDDSKGKTEEELSDLFRMFDKNADGYIDLEELKIMLQATGETITEDDIEELMKDGDKNNDGRIDYDEFLEFMKGVE